Sequence from the Argentina anserina chromosome 7, drPotAnse1.1, whole genome shotgun sequence genome:
TCGACCAAACTTAAAGCCCACCCTATGTCGAAATCCTGAATCCGCCACTGCGTACATTCCTTAATTGAAAATCACCTCCGCAACATTTGTCTGAGAATGCGcgtcattttttttaacttttttgaACACTTTTTTTATTAGAACTACTTTTTTAACACCTTATATTAACTATGTTGTAACTTGAATCAAGTGTAAATCTATACTCTTATAACTAAAATTCACTTTCTCAATTAAAATGGgtgtgaaaatatatgaacaCATTTGCACCATATGTTATTATAAAATGAGATTATATAATTCAGTGATAAAAATgtaattgtaaaaatcagaaatagaaaaaaaaaaattattcccTCTACATATAACTTCTCCCTCTATATAACTATCACGCTATCTCCAATATTTACAATAACATCTTTGTAATTAAACACTCACGCTCATCTAGTACTAAATTAAGTTatctaatttgattttttttaatctaaaaTTCATCCAAAACTTTCCATGCCATCAAGTAAATATGCCCATCTGTCAATTTTAGAGGTACGAACAAAAAATCCCTTTCCCACATTCGGGAGGAGAGTGTTAGATTAACTAACGATAACTTGAGGTTCAACATGTAACTCCGTGCTTGTGAACAGGATTCACGATCCAATTGATGCTTGAGCCTTTGTTGATGACAGTGTGAGCAACATGAGCAAGAATAAGCTCAAAGCACTGTAACTTCAGACGAAAACGCTCCTCAGCCAAAGACCTTTTGCTGCGTTAGAACTTCAGTTGTGTAACTTAACTCTCTTGGCGTGGGTAACATATCCCTGCTTGGACTTGTAGTCCAGAAGTTAAGGCGAAACCCTCTGAACGAATCCCATCACATCAGATTGCTTCTTCCGCCATAGCTCAGAGAGCTACTTGTAGCTATCAACTCCCCCGGCGCACAAGCTACAGCCATCAGTCAGGCCGAGGTTTTCGACTCTCGTAAGTCCTGTGTAATCAAACCATGCAGTATCAGAACAACCAGAATACAAGGCAatgactgaaaaaaaaaaaacagggatCGAGACATCACAATTACCTGGTCCTGGGGCAACATTGGTACAGAGAATTCACCGTAGCATTTTTCGCCTTGAGTAGCTTAGCAGTCATTATCATTATATGATTTATATCTTCCCCCATGATCATTATATCTTCCTCCGTGAGATCGAGACTTAATGAGAGGAGAACTAGACTAGAGAAAGGGAGAAAGTGAGAAAATAGGGTTAACGATCGAGCACATGCACGATGGTTTATATAACATTAGGGATCCGTATAAGAAAGCTAGAAGATTTGAGTTTTTTTGAAAAAGTATAAATGGTGGGGATCATCGTgtgatgattatatataccaAAATCTTTGTATCTTTTTTTGGCAAGTTAAACCAATGGAGAGGCCTTTACTTACAAATGCAGATGATTCCTTACCAATTACTGTTTGGATATTACAGTAAAAAGAATTGGTGAGAGCCACTTAGCTCAAAAGCGTTTGcttattttaatttcaattttcaacatAAAAGAATTTGAACTGAGTTCAATCTACGCCTCGTTCATATATAGGTTAAGATGATATAAacttaattttgatcatgaaTTTGAAAACTAATTATCTGGTTATCTGGTATATATTCTTGACTTTTGGAGATACGTTAAAACTTATTAAAAGATCCAAATTTTgaagagtatatatatattggggATTCGAAGAGTTACTACAGTAGTTGGCCTTGTGACAAGTACTTGCATGCGTCAGATTTACAATGAAAGTTATTCATTTGGCCTTCAAAATTTACAAGTGAACTCAAAGGACGATATGGATAACTGACTACGAACATTGCTTCATTACAGTACATACAACTATACAAGGCTACAAAGCTACAAAGCCTGTGAAAGTTCATAAAATAGAACTTATAACAAGCATCTGAAACGTGTCTAATTCTTGTAAAATTGAGGAGATACTACTAGCAACTGATTTGGGCGGCATTGATATAGTGCAACATTATATTTGTTTACACAAAGAGGTGATTATTAATTACTGTGAATAATCACGACAGTAAATATACAATTGAGTATGATTGTCTATAATTGATGTTCATCTTACATACGGGCTCTCGATCGGAAAACCCCTCTCGCTCCTTTGTACGTCTTAAATTCTGCTTGATGGTCGGGTGCGCAGGAAACCCACATTCATGCCTAACGTCTCAGAGGCTTGCAATGTATTGTGTTCTGATATCGGCAGTATTGATATGGTACCGCCGAGTATTTGTTTACACACAGAGATGACTGTAGCAATCACAATAGTCATCATATTGATCACTTGTATCTGCCTCCATGACAACAACCTTAACTATCTCACACACTACTGACTTGCATCAATTGCTCAACTCATAATCTAATACACTAAATTGaattggaaaaagaaaaggaatgaAAAGAATTGAGCTTGGATTTTGGGAAGGAATTGAAAATTATATGGGAAAGAAGACGAGACTGAGGGTTTTGAGAAAACGGGAGCCATAGAGGAGTCTTAtatagaagaaagaaaaataacaaGCGTAATTTGTGTTTATCAAAATCTAAACAAATCTTACTaataaatacaatagaatatGTTAATCTGGATAGGAATTCAATTAAATCTGTCAATTTTGCGAAATTTACTAGAGTTCGTGAACTATAAAGAGTCAAACAACGTTAATTAAAATCTAAATTGGTTTTGGGACTcatttttgggttttgggggTCTCTTATTAAAGTCTTATGGACTACTCAGGAAATTCCAGATGTTCTGCTGTTTAGCGAAGTCGTTTAGAAACCCTATTGTACGATAACCCCACAGTTTAACCACTTAAGATCACATCGGGACATGAGTCTACATGTAAAGaagtaaagaaaaaaacagttgaaaatgaaaatacaacATACATGTGTTCCAAACTTGCTAGAATACATAAGTTACAGATCCAGGACGTCTATTCTTGCAGAAGATGAAAataaaacatttttttatgatgaaaaataaaacatacaTATACTCGAAACAGAAAAAAAGTTTTGCAGTCTCACAGAAGTGTCTTAGCACACAACTATGGACTTTCCCCTGCTTAATTAGCCTGTAGATTCTACATGCCATTACTAATTTACTACACATAACTACAATCATTTCGATGAGAGAATTGCTGTAAGCCAAACTATATGGATGGCAACTGCAAACTATCAAAAGAGCAGCAGATGTAACAGTTCACCATCCCATCAGTGTTCTTCTAACTCTTTCTTCGATCTTATCTCTAGCTTCTCTGCTCCCCAAAGGAAATTCACAGCTATCATCCAAAAGAAACCTATATACTTCCCACTGGCAATCATGAGTCTCATGCCTTACAATTTCAGCCTACatatcaacaacaaaaacaatgaGAATTTCACTCATGAGAAAATGATTAAAAAGGAATGAATAAACCAGTACAAGTTTTTACCAAGAAAATGGATAATCCCAACTTTTTCAGTGCAAGAGTAACATCATGAAAGACGAGGGGCCGTCCTTTTCCAGATAACTCAACCGGATTTGCCACTAGGAGTTCAGTATCAGGACCTTTGTTGGTAACAATCACTCTCAGTGGATTTAGCATCTCTtccttcaaccgagaacacaATGCAACCTGTCTTTCAGGATCTAAAATCTTTTTCCCATTCGTATGCTGAATAAACAGTTCCACGTTTCGGATGCCTTTGACAGTAGAAGAGAATCTACCATATGCGATCTATTTGAAAACAATACAGACTAAGATCAGCAAATTTTTAATTCCATATatcatttaaataaaattaaaaagttTAAAAGAACATAAAACCAACATTGAATAGGTTTAGTAGTGAGCCCTGAGAAGGACAACTGATTTTTTAAATCAGATTCTAACCAATGCAAGGACCCTATATTTTGGATAAAATACACCAAACATTGCCAATAGCAAACTCTAAAGTCTAAAGTAGCTGTCACAAGTACCTGAATGTTGCAATCCTTGGAAGTCCTTAGTATGTCATAAAAGAGTCCTTTTTGATCTACACATTGTATTTGCAGCAATGTATGAACAGGGCTCAGTGTATTATCCACTGTAATACTTGTGCTTTTCGAGGTTGCCAGACCCGGGGTGAGAGCTTTTGAAGAAGCTTTGTCATCTGTTGGCTGATGGCTAAATAATTCTTCAGCAACAGCTGATGGAAGAGAATAATTTCCCTGCACACTTTCATATTCAGGCCCTGCCAACTGAACCTCACATGTGATACAGTATTCTCCTAGGGCAGACATCAGATGCTCACATATGTCATCTCTCCTCTGCTTTGTGTGTAGCAAATCTCTGAAATTATATGTTACCAGGTAGTCAAACACTGTTCTGCTGAAGTATAACCAACAGTTGAAACATACAATTCATCACATCATGATTGCTTAATTCAGATACTAGTCTATTATCGGTCACTGGAGTCAAACTTAGGGCAATAAATCCTTTTCAAGACTATAGTTTTAGTTGCAATAAATGGTCCCAAATCAAACATGAGAACAGAAGAAATGTCAATCCAGTCTATCTATTCATTAAGCAACATGCGTATCAGGCATTTCCAAGAAAGCGACTCGAGGATGTTCAAGAATAAAACACGATTAGACCATTCTTCTGATAATTTTGCCCACGCAATTAATTGTACCATGCTAATGGGCATAAGTATCATCGGACAAGAAAACCACAATTTAGCATCTAAATTCAATGTATTAAGAGTCCCCGAATCCTGAAAGCTACCCAACCACAAATTATACTTGCAGCAACACAAAGCACAACAGAATAATGATCACTACAGTATTAAAAGGTTCAAACTTGCAAACGAAACACTTACAAGCAATCAGTGATGAAGAAGAGGTCCAAAACCCTCCCATCCGGAGTCAGCATCACTTTCACCCTCTGAATCAGAATCTCAAGCTCACACAGCACCTTAGTAATATCTACACGCCACAACACAAAACCAATTAAACAAGAGTcagaaatgacaaaaattgCTGTTTACTACTAATTCTCACCATGCAGAGCTCCCCTCTGGTCAAAGCACCAACACTTCAAAAGATACACCGGAGACGGCGATGGAGCACTAGACTGAATATTCAGAtaaaccttatagaaacacGAAGACGGACACGCCGACACAAGCCTCTCCTTCAAGCTGTCCCAATCCACCTTCATCCAGCTCTCATTCTGCACCACCCACAACACTATGTAGCACCACTTCCCATCCGTCGTGAAATCTACACACCAAAAAAAACCGGAATCAAAATCTCAATTTACCAAATACCCCAAAGACACAACAATCTCGATGCTTATCATTTGTTACCTCCTTTGCTAATGCAGAGCCCGAACTGAAGCACGACTCTGCAGAGGTCGCAGCCGAGTCCCGGCTCGTCGGGACAATTGACTGTCACGACGGTCGGGTCGCCGGGGTTCTTCCCCGGCTGGATGATAACGACGTCGTCGCTTTGAATCCCCATGGCTTTGGATTATTTACGAAAATGCCACTGGGAATCGGTTGGCTCTCGGAAGAGAGCGATAAGGCAGAAAAGAACGCCCGGgcatttagagagagagagagagagagagagaggaaggaGGTACGCGGCGTTCCACCGCCGCCTTTAACCTTTCGATTGCCGACAGCGATGGGTTTCGTTGTGGGACCCGACACGATGATTAGTTTCCACGTCAGACTGTTTTAGCGGTTCTCTGGAGTTGTTGGGCCCACGTTTTTTTAATACTAATCTGATTTTTCTTTGGTGTGAAATACTTAATTAGTGATAATTGAGAACGAGATTGAAACGGACGTCGGAGCAACCAAATGGACCAAACTGGAGGAAAATGACAGCTCGATTTGTTGGATCTGGAATGTGAGATCTGGAATTTCTGGAAAGATTCGTGTCAGAAATTTTTGTTGTGTGGGCCCGCGTAACAACACcacaaatttaagaaaattttaatataaatCAATTTATGAGTGAGatcataataataatatatgttgTCAACTGTTAGATGTATGATGTATCAGGTGCGGATCCAGGAATTAGAGTATGGAGGGACTTGAATTTGTTAATTAAATAAGTAAACATATTATAATGAAAAATCTCGACggtgtaatttttttattgattagaaataaaaaatacacATCTATAAAAGAGTCTTACAGCTCAAATACGATACAAAAAATATAAACTAACTAAATTTGACTTTATGATTCGATAAATTCTCAAAATCTTCAATCACCACCGCATTGTTAATAGAATCTGCGTACTCATTCTCAATGTAAATGACCATGCAATTATCAAGAAACATATTATCCATCTAAATAGATTTTCCCAATTGCCTATTACTAGATTTCCAACAAATTTTAACCCTAAATGAGTAAAATCTGAATTGATTCAATTGATTGAAATACTTACATTGGATTTAAGTATGATGACAGAAATAAAAGAGAGCTCACATGGACTTGATTAACATTCTTTTGAGAGCTCACAGAGAATGGAGAAAATTAAGTTGGAGAGAGTGGAGAGTGTTGAATTGTCCCCGACATTTTGGGTGGGCTTGAGCTGAACTTAAAGAGCCCTAGGCTTCAAATATATACATTAGTACTACTAATTTTTTCCCTCCAAGAATTTAGGAGGGACTTGAGTCCCTCCCCCCCAAACTATAACCTAGATCCGCCCCTGGAATGTATAACATGCATTGATATATAATAGGTTAACCCCACGATTTAAGCGTAAAGATCTAGATATTTTGATTACCATGCATCTGTATTCATATTAAAGTAATTAATTTTAACCATCCACAATAGATAAATACATGCACGCCATGCATCCAAGAGACACTAATTCTATTAATGTTGGCCTTAAGTCCTCGGTGATACCATCGGATGCCAGGCTTTTTATTAGGGCGAAGTAGAGATGAGAAGAAGTGAAGAAGGTAAGTATAATCTACATTGCCTGTCCAATAATATTCCCCGAAATTTTACCATGATGTTAAAACAGATTTGAATCCAAAGCAAAGAGCAAGTAGTTGAATCTGAATAACTTATGTGATTTTATTCAGAAAGTGAAAGACAATATAAATAGCAATAAAATTCAGAAAAAAAGCAGCAAAAGGATAACTAAGACCTGGTAAGTGGTAACAAACCAATTCTGCAGCATAAATCTTGAACTGCAATACTGAAGATAAAGAAGGTAAGGTTGCTTGTAAAATCTTTACTTCACATTATCAAGGATTTAAGGCCGTATAAATCAGGCTTAAACATTTGAAATTCATTGTCAAAACAGTGACGTTCATTACCACATTAATACAAATCACCAATGGATCCAAAGTTCCAAACAGAACTCTCCCACTATTACTTCTACAAGCAACTATGTCGCATTTATTGATACTCTCCTTTCTTTGCCCAACTGAAACCTTTAACAATCAATTTGCTAAATCACCTACGATCACAATAAAAAGATGATTTATGTCAATGCCAAGAAAGATATACATGATTACATGAATATAGACTGAGGAACTAGTGAGTAGTGCTATgctgatttttagaataatGTCGTGGACACGTCTCTATATTGTATAATTGGAAATTTGAAGCTAACGAAATCATAATGATGATTAACAAATTGAAACTTGTTATATAAATTCCCCCCTCCCTCTCAACATTggtaatgtatcataaccacATTATAAGGTTCAATATAGTTTGCCAGACGTTGATGATGACAATTTTGCCTATAACAAAGGAATAAATTGTTGTGCATATGTCAAGCCCTTCACCGTGACTACATGACTACACCTCATTAACCACTTCCTAGTATGCTAATTCTTGATCAGATgtatcaatcaatcaatcaatcaatcactACATTATGGTCGTAGATTTTTATGCGCAAATCCC
This genomic interval carries:
- the LOC126801948 gene encoding ACT domain-containing protein ACR9; the encoded protein is MGIQSDDVVIIQPGKNPGDPTVVTVNCPDEPGLGCDLCRVVLQFGLCISKGDFTTDGKWCYIVLWVVQNESWMKVDWDSLKERLVSACPSSCFYKVYLNIQSSAPSPSPVYLLKCWCFDQRGALHDITKVLCELEILIQRVKVMLTPDGRVLDLFFITDCLDLLHTKQRRDDICEHLMSALGEYCITCEVQLAGPEYESVQGNYSLPSAVAEELFSHQPTDDKASSKALTPGLATSKSTSITVDNTLSPVHTLLQIQCVDQKGLFYDILRTSKDCNIQIAYGRFSSTVKGIRNVELFIQHTNGKKILDPERQVALCSRLKEEMLNPLRVIVTNKGPDTELLVANPVELSGKGRPLVFHDVTLALKKLGLSIFLAEIVRHETHDCQWEVYRFLLDDSCEFPLGSREARDKIEERVRRTLMGW